A genomic window from Eriocheir sinensis breed Jianghai 21 chromosome 9, ASM2467909v1, whole genome shotgun sequence includes:
- the LOC126996076 gene encoding uncharacterized protein LOC126996076, which produces MLKVLPRKKFFKGSSRLLLPVTAALLMVMMATWSLETRREEETAGATGGGGGGLEVVEGLPGDDARAVDLLQRHWLQAPSVLPYNLNESPAYLSAANGDTWTFVHHYVTRLFEGQRGGFFVEAGALDGQMLSNSLWLERELGWTGLLVEPDPVSYSRLVTKHRKAWTSNTCLSHTGVTKASVHVSLTLPAGYRARPWYMKGSSYEIGFSLNSPSISNYVNAADKSYSVVSCFPLVSYLRALNVSTIDFLSLDTQGSEMEILKTIPWDEVNVRAVVVEIIGSRTGARFVGYMKSLGFTLVGHFLDYIFVKEGDPSLDKLRSKDGWELVIMNPTEEEPEVTTTGKGQGGQ; this is translated from the exons ATGTTGAAAGTGTTGCCAAGGAAGAAGTTCTTTAAAGGTTCCTCCCGTTTGCTGTTGCCTGTGACCGCTGctctgctgatggtgatgatg GCGACGTGGAGTTTGGAGAcacggagggaagaagagacagccggggccacaggaggaggaggcggaggactggaggtggtggagggcctGCCTGGAGATGACGCCCGCGCCGTAGATCTGCTGCAACGGCACTGGCTCCAGGCGCCCTCCGTGCTGCCCTACAACCTTAACGAGAGTCCCGCCTACCTGTCCGCTGCCAACGGGGACACCTGGACCTTCGTGCACCACTACGTGACTCGGCTCTTCGAAG GGCAGAGAGGCGGCTTCTTCGTGGAGGCGGGGGCGCTGGACGGCCAGATGCTGTCCAACTCGCTGTGGCTGGAGCGGGAGCTGGGCTGGACGGGGCTGCTCGTCGAGCCTGACCCCGTGAGTTACTCGCGGCTCGTGACGAAGCACCGCAAGGCCTGGACCTCCAACACCTGCCTCTCCCACACGGGCGTCACCAAGGCCTCGGTGCACGTCTCCCTCACGCTGCCCGCGGGCTACCGGGCGCGGCCGTGGTACATGAAGGGATCCTCATACGAAATTGGATTCTCGCTAAACAGCCCAAGTATTAGTAATTACGTCAATGCTGCTGATAAGTCTTATTCGGTAGTCAGCTGCTTCCCTCTGGTCAGTTATCTCCGAGCTCTTAACGTTAGTACGATAGACTTCCTCTCCCTGGACACCCAAGGAAGCGAGATGGAGATCCTGAAGACCATTCCTTGGGACGAGGTGAAcgtgagggcggtggtggtggagattaTCGGGTCAAGGACAGGAGCAAGGTTCGTGGGCTACATGAAGAGTCTCGGGTTCACTCTGGTGGGCCATTTCCTGGATTATATCTTTGTGAAGGAAGGCGACCCGTCCCTGGACAAGCTGAGGTCAAAGGACGGGTGGGAACTCGTGATCATGAACCCGACGGAGGAAGAGCCGGAGGTCACGACGACTGGTAAAGGTCAGGGAGGTCAGTGA